The sequence GGGAAAATACAAGCTCCTGGTGATGGAAGAACGAGTGGAACAAAAACACCTACCTCAGGTCCTGGTAACGGACATGCGGTCCGAATTAAAAGAAGGTAATGCAAGTGTGTTCGGCAAGCTGCTGCAGGAAAAGCTGCAGGAACGCTTGGAGAGCAAGGAACAGGCCATTCTCTTTTTGAACCGGAGAGGATATGCCAATTTATTTCACTGCCGGGATTGCGGCCAAGTGATTAAATGTGCCAGGTGTGATGTCTCTTTAACCTATTACGCCAAGCAGCATTGCCTGAAGTGCCATTACTGCGGTTATGTGCGTCCCGTGCCGGCGGCATGCCCGGTTTGCGGCAGCTCCAGGGTCAGACCCTTAGGGGCAGGGACGGAGAAGGTGGAACAAGAGCTGCGGCGCTTGTTTCCTGAGGCTAAAGTGGTCAGGCTTGACAGTGATACCGTTGGTCGCAAAGGCGATTATTACCGGTTATGGGAAATGTTTCAAAGACGGGAAGCGGATGTGATGATCGGCACCCAGATGGTAGCCAAGGGCTTGGATTTTCCCGGGGTGACACTGGTAGGAGTGATCCTGGCGGACCAGATGTTGAATTTCCCGGACTTTCGTGCCAGGGAGAGGACTTTTCAGCTCCTGACCCAGGTGGCCGGCCGCGCCGGGCGAGGCAGCCGGCCGGGAGAAGTGGTGATCCAAACCTACGTCCCGGAAGACCCTACGATTCAAGCTGTGGTGCGGCACAATTACCGGGAGTTTTTTGCGCAAGAGGTTCACTTGCGCCAGCTCCTGAACTACCCGCCTTTCAGCCATATCCTGCGCATTCTGGTCCTTGGGCCTGACGAGGAAATGTGTGAAACCGGTAGTAAAGAAATTGCCGACCAAATAAACTATTACCGGGGAGCGGTAGATGTAACCTTATTTGGCCCGGCCCCGGCACCTGTGACGAAGATCAACAATGTCTATCGCTGGCAGTTGCTGTTGAAAGGTTTGGATTTAAAGAAAATGCGGCACCTGGTCGGCGCGTCCTTACGGGAAGTGGCGACCAAAGGGCGGCTGCCCAGGGGATTACGGATTAACCTGGATGTGGATCCTTTGGGCATGTTGTAAAAAGGAGGTAAATGAGTGGCTGTTTATCGTATCTTGGAGCTTGGCGATCCGGCGCTGCGGGAAAAGAGCCAAGCAGTGACGAAATTCAATGCGTCCCTGGCGAAACTGTTGAACAACATGGCTGACACCATGTACGATGCCGACGGGGTGGGGCTGGCGGCGCCCCAAATCGGCGTGCTAAAGCGGGTCGTGGTGATCGATGTGGGGGATGGCCTGCTGGAACTGGTCAATCCGGAAATCATAGAGCAAGAAGGCGAGGAAATTGCCGTGGAAGGCTGCCTGAGCATTCCGGGGAAGCAAGGCAATGTTAAACGGGCCAGCCGGGTGAAGGTCAAGTACCAGGACCGGCACGGCAACGAACAATTGGTGGAAGGTGAGGGCCTGTTGGCCAGGGCATTGCAGCATGAAATCGATCATTTAGACGGCATTTTGTATATCGATAAACTGGTGGAGAACTGAGGTGTGGCAGTCTTGCGCATAGTATTTATGGGAACGGCTGATTTTGCTGTTCCTTGTCTGAAAGCTCTTCATGGAGCAGGCTATGAGATCGCCGGTGTCGTGACCCAGCCGGACCGGCCCAAAGGGAGGGGCAGGAATCTTTCGCCCCCGCCGGTGAAAGAGGCGGCTCAAGCCCTGGGGTTACCTGTGTTCCAGCCGGAAAAGGTCAAGGCCCCGGAGAGCATCAAAAGGATAGAAGGTATGCAGCCCGATTGTATTGTCGTGGTAGCTTACGGGCAGCTGCTGCCGGATGCGCTGCTGGAGTTAGCCCCTTACGGTTGCATTAACGTTCATGCCTCCCTGCTGCCCGAATACCGGGGTGGGGCACCCATGCACCGGGCCATTATGGACGGCAAAGAGAAAACCGGTGTGACTACCATGTTTGTGAGCCGGAAATTGGATGCCGGTGATATCATTCTCCAGTCCCCGCGCCTGATTCCGGAAGAGATGACGGTCGGGGAACTGCATGATCTGCTGGCGGCAGACGGTGCCCAACTGCTTTTGGAAACCTTGGCGCTCCTGCAGAAGGGTGAGGCCCCCAGGCGACCGCAAGAGGAGGAAAAGGCTACCTACGCGCCTCTTTTGACCAGGGCGGATGAGTGGATTGATTGGCGGCGACCGGCCAAGGAGGTTGCCAACCAGGTGAGAGGCATGGATCCCTGGCCCGGTGCTTACACCCGCTGGCAAGGAAAAAACCTAAAAATCTGGAAGGCACAGGTGGTACCGCAGCTGGACGCCACCGGTGCACCGGGTACCGTGGTGGCGTTGGATCGGGCGGGTGTGCTGGTAGCTTGCGGCGATGGACAAGGGATCCTGGTGAAAGAGCTGCAGCTGGCAGGCAAGAAGCGCATGACAACGGAGGAGTTTATCAAAGGGAATCCTCTGGTGCCGGGCACCATCTTGGGATGTGATTGATTGACGGTGAAAAAAAGACTGTTTATCGCCCTTCTGTCGGTGAGTGTGCTTCTTTTGGGGGGCTTGCTCCTGTTCATCTGGTATTTGATGACCCACCAGGGGCTGCTCCTCAATCAAATACTAGTTACAGTACTGTTGGTTGGTACCGCCGGGTTTCTTGCCCTGGTAGGCTTGGGCATCCTTTTCCTGGTGATTACCCTTTGGAGTGCGGGAGGGATTCATACCCCGCAAAACATCATGATTCTCGCGGTGAACAGGCTCTTTCCCCTGGCTTTAAGCGTGGGGACCTTGTTGGGCATTGACCGGGAAAAAATCAGGGCATCCTTCATTGCCGTGAACAACCAGCTGGTGCGGAGCCGGGGTGTCCAGGTTAAGCCGGAAGAGATCTTGATTCTCGTGCCCCATTGCCTGCAGTGGAGTGACTGCCCCCATAAGATCACCGTCGCCGTGAACAACTGCCGCGAGTGCGGTAAATGCCCCATCGCGGACCTGAAAAGCTTAGCCCGGCGCTATGGGGCTAACCTGGCGGTAGCCACGGGAGGGACCCTGGCCCGGAGTTTTGTGGAGTTTTACCGGCCCAAGGCCATTGTGGCGGTGGCTTGCGAAAGGGATTTGACCAGCGGTATCCAGGACGTGCCTCTACCGGTCATGGGGGTACTGAATGCACGGCCTAATGGACCTTGCTTTAATACCAAGGTTGATGTGGCGGAAGTGGAAAAGCACTTGAGAGCCTTTACCGGTGGATTTGCCCTGGAAAGCTCTTTTTCGAAAGGTATTCCTATATAATGATATAAAAACAGGTTGTAAGGAGGTAGATGAAAATGCCGATGCCTTTACTTTTCGACTGGACGATGATCATTTTAATCCCGGCCATCCTGGTATCCATGTACGCTCAGTTTAAGATACAGAGCGCCTACTCCCAGTGGTCTCAGGTAAGAGCTGCCAGCGGGGTCTCGGGCGCCATGGTGGCCAGGGAGCTCCTGCGCCAAGCGGGTATTTATGATGTGGAAGTGGAAATGATCCAGGGGCATTTGACAGATCATTATGATCCGCGCAGCAAGAAGCTCCGGCTCTCCCCGGAAGTGTACAACGGCAGTTCCATTGCTGCCCTGGGGATAGCGGCTCATGAAACCGGCCACGCGGTGCAGCACGATGTGGGTTATTATCCCCTGGCTTTGAGAAACAGCCTGGTGCCGGTGGCTAACCTGGGTTCCAATTTGGCTTTCCCGTTAATCATCATCGGACTGCTGCTGGGCAGCCCGGCGCTGGCCATTTGGGGTGTCTATGCTTTTACGGCGGTGGTCTTGTTCCAGCTGGTTACCCTGCCGGTGGAGTTTAACGCTTCCAGCCGGGCGGTGGCATTGCTGGAGGGAAGCGGCTTCATCACCAGAAATGAAGTCAAACCTACGAAAGCGGTGCTCAATGCCGCAGCCCTGACTTATGTAGCGGCTGCGTTAACGGCGGTCTTGAATCTTGTCAGGTTGCTGATTATCGCCGGAGTGTTAAGAAGAGATGAGTAAGCATTCCAGTCGTGGAGGAACAAACAGGCAGCGCCGCGGGAAAAGGCAGGATGCCAGGGGTCTGGCCGTGGAGACCTTGATCGATATCTTGGAAGATGGTGCCTACGCCAATATTGCCGTGCATGACCGTTTACAACAAACCCAGTTATCAGGCCCCGAACGGGGTCTTTTTACTGAACTGGTTTACGGTGTTGCCCGCACCAGGCAGACCTTGGACTGGGCTTTGAGCCGGTTCCTCAATCGCCGGCTGGACAGCTTGACACCGGCTGTGAGAAATATCCTGCGGTTGGGGGCCTACCAGCTGATGTACCTGGAGCGGGTCCCACCCCGGGCGGCTATTCATGAGGCAGTGGAGCTGGCCAAAGTTTACGGCCATCAAGGAGTGGCCGGCCTGGTAAACGGGGTTTTGCGCAGTTTGCTGCGCAACCTGAACCGGCTGCCCTTCCCATCCCTGGCGGCAGAGCCGGTGAAACATATCGCTTTAAAATACTCTCACCCGGAGTGGTTGGTGGAGCGCTGGCTGGCTGCTTACGGGCAAGAAGGTACTATTAGACTGTGTGAATATAACAATAGACCGGCGCCTTTGACCGTGAGGGTGAACACTTTGAAAACAACCAAAGAGGAGCTGCGCCGGCGGCTGGTGGCAAAAGGAATGGAAGTGGCGAACAGCCGCTATGTGCCGGAAGCACTGCTGGTAGAAAACTGGCCTGGGCTGGAACAGGTGGAAGAGTTCGCCCAGGGTTTGTTCACCATGCAGGATGAAAGCTCCATGCTGGTGGCCCATGCCCTCAAGCCGGCCGGCGACGCTCTGGTGGTGGATGCTTGCGCCGCACCGGGTACCAAGACGACCCACCTGGCGGAGCTCATGCAAGACCGGGGGAAGATCCTGGCCTTTGATATTCATGCCCACAAGCTGCCGCTGATAAAGCAGGCGTGCCGCAGGCTCGGCATCACTTCGGTGGACACGCACCTGGGCGATGCCAGGGAACTCCCCCGTTTGGTCCCACGGCCTCCCTCATATATTTTGGTGGATGCGCCATGTTCCGGGCTGGGTGTGCTGGGAAGGAGGGCCGATGCCAGGTGGCGGAAGCAGCCGGAGCAACTGCGAGAATTGCCTGAACTGCAGCTGGCGATTTTGACAGCCGGGGGAAAGGCCCTGGCACCCGGCGGCGTGATGGTATACAGCACCTGTTCGATCTCTCCCGAAGAAAACCAGGTCGTGGTGCGCCGGTTCCTGGCAGAAAACCCGGGGTTTGTCCTGGAAAACCTGCAGCCCTATGTCCCTTTTACTCCGGAGCGGGAAGAGGACCGGCAGCTCATGGGGGAAGGGATGCTGCAGCTGCTGCCCCATGTGCATGGCGTTGACGGTTTTTTCATGGCCCGCTTGCGAAAACTGACTTAATTTTGCCCGGGAAAAGTCTGGTGAGGGAGTTTTTGGTTCATAATATGGATATAGGGCGAGGAAAGGAAAACAGGATGAACAAGCCACACGTACGTAATCTCCCATGGGATGAGTTGGACAAGATCATGAAGGAGCTGGGGGAGCCGGCTTTTCGCAGCAGGCAGCTTTTCCAGTGGATTCACCAGAAAGGGATTACCTCCTGGGAAGAAATGACGGACCTGCCGAAAAAGTTGCGAATGTGGTTCGCGGAACATTTCAGCATTGAGGGACTTCCCGTGATCCGGCGGCTGGCATCCAGGCAGGACGATACGGTTAAGTACTTGCTGCGCTTGCCGGACGGTGAACTGGTAGAAACGGTCTTAATGTCTTATGATCCCCCGGAAGGCAAACAACGGCGTACCCTATGCGTATCCACTCAGGTGGGCTGCCCGTTAAAATGTGCCTTCTGTGCCACCGGACAATCAGGGTTCACCAGGAACCTGGAAGTACATGAGATACTGGGACAAGTACTGGCGGTCAACCGGGACCTGGTGTCGGCGGGCCAAGCGCCGGTTTCCAACCTGGTATTCATGGGGATGGGGGAACCTTTCCTCAATTATGAAAACCTGGTGCAAGGAATTCGCCTGCTGCACCATCCCCTGGGGCTGAACATCAGTTGGCGGAGGATCTGTGTGTCCACCAGCGGCATCGTGCCGGGGATCTATCGCTTGGCAGATGAGGGAATGCCCCTGGTGCTGGCTGTCTCCCTCCACGCACCGAATGATGAATTGCGCAGCCGGCTTATGCCGGTTAACCGCCGGTATCCCTTGGAGGAACTGGTGGCGGCTTGTCACTACTGGGTCCAAAGAACCAACCGGCGCATTACTTTTGAATATATCTTACTGGGCGGCGTGAATGACAGCTTGGCTCACGCGGGAGAACTGGTAGGGCTGTTGAAAGGCCTGTTGGCCAATGTAAACTTGATTCCTTTTAATCCCGTTAGCGACGGTCCTTTTGTCAAGCCTTCGAGGAATAAGGTTATGGCTTTCCGGCAATACCTGGAGGACCATGGGGTGACCGCCGTGATCAGGGAAGAAAAAGGCGGTGACATCGAAGCTGCTTGCGGTCAATTACGCAGGAGAGAAATGAGGGGATAAACCTTGATTTCCAGATTTGAAGATTTCCTAGGAACACGG comes from Clostridia bacterium and encodes:
- the rsmB gene encoding 16S rRNA (cytosine(967)-C(5))-methyltransferase RsmB, producing MSKHSSRGGTNRQRRGKRQDARGLAVETLIDILEDGAYANIAVHDRLQQTQLSGPERGLFTELVYGVARTRQTLDWALSRFLNRRLDSLTPAVRNILRLGAYQLMYLERVPPRAAIHEAVELAKVYGHQGVAGLVNGVLRSLLRNLNRLPFPSLAAEPVKHIALKYSHPEWLVERWLAAYGQEGTIRLCEYNNRPAPLTVRVNTLKTTKEELRRRLVAKGMEVANSRYVPEALLVENWPGLEQVEEFAQGLFTMQDESSMLVAHALKPAGDALVVDACAAPGTKTTHLAELMQDRGKILAFDIHAHKLPLIKQACRRLGITSVDTHLGDARELPRLVPRPPSYILVDAPCSGLGVLGRRADARWRKQPEQLRELPELQLAILTAGGKALAPGGVMVYSTCSISPEENQVVVRRFLAENPGFVLENLQPYVPFTPEREEDRQLMGEGMLQLLPHVHGVDGFFMARLRKLT
- the def gene encoding peptide deformylase, which translates into the protein MAVYRILELGDPALREKSQAVTKFNASLAKLLNNMADTMYDADGVGLAAPQIGVLKRVVVIDVGDGLLELVNPEIIEQEGEEIAVEGCLSIPGKQGNVKRASRVKVKYQDRHGNEQLVEGEGLLARALQHEIDHLDGILYIDKLVEN
- the rlmN gene encoding 23S rRNA (adenine(2503)-C(2))-methyltransferase RlmN produces the protein MNKPHVRNLPWDELDKIMKELGEPAFRSRQLFQWIHQKGITSWEEMTDLPKKLRMWFAEHFSIEGLPVIRRLASRQDDTVKYLLRLPDGELVETVLMSYDPPEGKQRRTLCVSTQVGCPLKCAFCATGQSGFTRNLEVHEILGQVLAVNRDLVSAGQAPVSNLVFMGMGEPFLNYENLVQGIRLLHHPLGLNISWRRICVSTSGIVPGIYRLADEGMPLVLAVSLHAPNDELRSRLMPVNRRYPLEELVAACHYWVQRTNRRITFEYILLGGVNDSLAHAGELVGLLKGLLANVNLIPFNPVSDGPFVKPSRNKVMAFRQYLEDHGVTAVIREEKGGDIEAACGQLRRREMRG
- a CDS encoding zinc metallopeptidase — protein: MPLLFDWTMIILIPAILVSMYAQFKIQSAYSQWSQVRAASGVSGAMVARELLRQAGIYDVEVEMIQGHLTDHYDPRSKKLRLSPEVYNGSSIAALGIAAHETGHAVQHDVGYYPLALRNSLVPVANLGSNLAFPLIIIGLLLGSPALAIWGVYAFTAVVLFQLVTLPVEFNASSRAVALLEGSGFITRNEVKPTKAVLNAAALTYVAAALTAVLNLVRLLIIAGVLRRDE
- a CDS encoding DUF116 domain-containing protein, producing MTVKKRLFIALLSVSVLLLGGLLLFIWYLMTHQGLLLNQILVTVLLVGTAGFLALVGLGILFLVITLWSAGGIHTPQNIMILAVNRLFPLALSVGTLLGIDREKIRASFIAVNNQLVRSRGVQVKPEEILILVPHCLQWSDCPHKITVAVNNCRECGKCPIADLKSLARRYGANLAVATGGTLARSFVEFYRPKAIVAVACERDLTSGIQDVPLPVMGVLNARPNGPCFNTKVDVAEVEKHLRAFTGGFALESSFSKGIPI
- a CDS encoding methionyl-tRNA formyltransferase codes for the protein MRIVFMGTADFAVPCLKALHGAGYEIAGVVTQPDRPKGRGRNLSPPPVKEAAQALGLPVFQPEKVKAPESIKRIEGMQPDCIVVVAYGQLLPDALLELAPYGCINVHASLLPEYRGGAPMHRAIMDGKEKTGVTTMFVSRKLDAGDIILQSPRLIPEEMTVGELHDLLAADGAQLLLETLALLQKGEAPRRPQEEEKATYAPLLTRADEWIDWRRPAKEVANQVRGMDPWPGAYTRWQGKNLKIWKAQVVPQLDATGAPGTVVALDRAGVLVACGDGQGILVKELQLAGKKRMTTEEFIKGNPLVPGTILGCD